In Triticum aestivum cultivar Chinese Spring chromosome 5B, IWGSC CS RefSeq v2.1, whole genome shotgun sequence, the following proteins share a genomic window:
- the LOC123113248 gene encoding probable prefoldin subunit 4, with product MQQGDGTEAQVTWDDQQNINRFGRLNNRLHELADEIRLAKEANENLEDAGNELILSDEDVVRFQIGEVFAHMPVDDVEARLEQMKEDAAKKLEKLEEEKESILAQMAELKKILYGKFGDAINLEED from the exons ATGCAGCAG GGCGATGGCACGGAGGCGCAGGTGACGTGGGATGACCAGCAGAACATCAACCGGTTCGGCCGCCTCAACAACCGCCTCCACGAGCTCGCCGACGAGATCAGGCTCGCCAAG GAAGCAAACGAAAACCTCGAGGATGCTGGGAATGAACTCATCTTGTCTGATGAAGACGTGGTGCGATTCCAAATCGGGGAAGTGTTTGCCCACATGCCAGTGGACGATGTGGAAGCTAGGCTAGAGCAGATGAAAGAGGACGCAGCTAAGAAGTTGgagaagctcgaggaagagaagGAATCCATCCTTGCCCAGATGGCCGAACTGAAGAAGATCCTCTATGGGAAATTTGGAGATGCCATCAACCTGGAGGAAGATTGA
- the LOC100313966 gene encoding putative linoleate 9S-lipoxygenase 3 — MFGVGGIVSDLTGGLRGPHLKGSVVLMRKNALDFNDFGATVMDGVTELLGRGVTCQLISSTHVDHNNGGRGKVGAEANLEQWLLPTNLPFITTGENKFAVTFDWSVDKLGVPGAIIVKNNHAAEFFLKTITLDNVPGRGTVVFVANSWVYPQAKYRYNRVFFANDAYLPHQMPAALKPYRDDELRNLRGDDQQGPYEDHDRVYRYDVYNDLGDTRDVLGGSKDLPYPRRCRTGRKPSATKPDHESRLLPLVGNVYVPRDELFGHLKQSDFLGYTLKALVDGIIPAIRTYVDLSPGEFDSFADILKLYEGGIKLPNIPALEEVRKRFPLQLVKDLIPMGGDFLLKLPKPQIIKADEKAWMTDEEFAREMLAGVNPMMIKRLTEFPPKSTLDPSKYGDHTSTITEAHIGKSLEGLTVEQALAGNRLYIVDQHDNLMPFLVDINNLDGSFVYATRTLLFLRGDGTLAPVAIELSSPLIQGDLTTAKSTVYTPQHAGVEGWIWQLAKAYASVNDYGWHQLISHWLNTHAVMEPFVIATNRQLSVTHPVYKLLHPHYRDTMNINARARGLLINAGGVIEMTVFPRKHAMPMSSMVYKNWNFTEQALPDDLIKRGMAVEDPSSPHKVRLLIEDYPYAADGLAVWHAIEQWVTEYLTIYYPDDGVLQGDVELQAWWKEVREVGHGDLKDAAWWPKMQTVAELIKACATIIWTGSALHAAVNFGQYPYSGYHPNKPSASRRPMPAPGSEEYALLERDPEKAFILTITNQFQALVGISLMEILSKHSSDEVYLGQHDTPAWTSDAKAQEAFRRFGARLEGIEKQVVAMNGDPRLKNRTGPAKFPYMLLYPNTSDHTGQAEGLTARGIPNSISI; from the exons ATGTTCGGAGTCGGCGGCATCGTGAGCGACCTCACGGGGGGCCTCCGCGGCCCTCACCTCAAGGGCTCCGTCGTCCTGATGCGCAAGAACGCGCTCGACTTCAACGACTTCGGCGCCACCGTCATGGACGGCGTCACCGAGCTCCTCGGCCGCGGCGTCACCTGCCAGCTCATCAGCTCCACCCACGTCGACCACA ACAACGGGGGCCGCGGGAAGGTGGGCGCGGAGGCGAACCTGGAGCAGTGGCTGCTGCCGACGAACCTGCCCTTCATCACCACGGGCGAGAACAAGTTCGCGGTCACCTTCGACTGGTCGGTGGACAAGCTGGGGGTGCCCGGCGCCATCATCGTCAAGAACAACCACGCCGCCGAGTTCTTCCTCAAGACCATCACCCTCGACAACGTGCCCGGCCGCGGCACCGTCGTCTTCGTCGCCAACTCATGGGTCTACCCGCAGGCCAAGTACCGCTACAACCGCGTCTTCTTCGCCAACGAC GCGTACCTGCCGCACCAGATGCCGGCGGCGCTGAAGCCGTACCGGGACGACGAGCTCCGGAACCTGAGGGGCGACGACCAGCAGGGGCCGTACGAGGACCACGACCGCGTCTACCGCTACGACGTCTACAACGACCTCGGCGACACCCGCGACGTCCTCGGCGGCTCCAAGGACCTCCCCTACCCGCGCCGCTGCCGCACCGGCCGGAAGCCCTCGGCCACCA AGCCCGACCACGAGAGCCGGCTGCTGCCGCTGGTGGGGAACGTCTACGTGCCGCGCGACGAGCTCTTCGGCCACCTCAAGCAGTCCGACTTCCTGGGCTACACGCTCAAGGCGCTGGTGGACGGGATCATACCAGCCATCCGCACCTACGTCGACCTCTCCCCCGGCGAGTTCGACTCCTTCGCCGACATCCTCAAGCTCTACGAGGGCGGCATCAAGCTGCCCAACATCCCGGCCCTCGAGGAGGTGCGCAAGCGCTTCCCGCTCCAGCTCGTCAAGGACCTCATCCCCATGGGCGGCGACTTCCTCCTCAAGCTCCCCAAGCCGCAGATCATCAAGGCGGACGAGAAGGCATGGATGACCGACGAGGAGTTCGCCAGGGAGATGCTCGCCGGCGTCAACCCCATGATGATCAAACGCCTCACG GAGTTCCCTCCCAAGAGTACACTTGATCCGAGCAAGTACGGCGACCACACCAGCACCATCACGGAGGCGCACATCGGCAAGAGCCTCGAGGGCCTCACCGTGGAGCAGGCGCTCGCCGGCAACAGGCTCTACATCGTGGACCAGCACGACAACCTGATGCCGTTCCTGGTCGACATCAACAACCTCGACGGCAGCTTCGTGTACGCGACCCGGACCCTGCTCTTCCTGCGAGGGGACGGCACGCTCGCGCCGGTCGCCATCGAGCTGAGCTCGCCCCTGATCCAGGGCGACCTGACCACCGCGAAGAGCACGGTGTACACGCCGCAGCACGCCGGCGTGGAGGGCTGGATATGGCAGCTCGCCAAGGCCTACGCCTCCGTGAACGACTACGGCTGGCACCAGCTGATCAGCCACTGGCTCAACACGCACGCTGTGATGGAGCCCTTCGTCATCGCCACCAACAGGCAGCTGAGCGTGACCCACCCGGTGTACAAGCTCCTGCACCCGCACTACCGCGACACCATGAACATCAACGCGCGGGCGCGGGGTCTGCTCATCAACGCCGGCGGCGTCATCGAGATGACCGTGTTCCCGCGCAAGCACGCCATGCCCATGTCCTCCATGGTCTACAAGAACTGGAACTTCACCGAACAAGCTCTGCCCGACGATCTGATCAAGAG GGGCATGGCAGTGGAGGACCCATCGAGCCCGCACAAGGTGCGGCTCCTGATCGAGGACTACCCGTACGCGGCGGACGGGCTGGCGGTGTGGCACGCCATCGAGCAGTGGGTGACAGAGTACCTGACCATCTACTACCCGGACGACGGcgtgctgcagggcgacgtggagcTGCAGGCGTGGTGGAAGGAGGTGCGGGAGGTCGGGCACGGCGACCTCAAGGACGCGGCGTGGTGGCCCAAGATGCAGACGGTGGCGGAGCTGATCAAGGCCTGCGCCACCATCATCTGGACCGGGTCGGCGCTCCACGCGGCCGTCAACTTCGGGCAGTACCCCTACTCGGGGTACCACCCCAACAAGCCGTCGGCGAGCCGGCGGCCGATGCCGGCGCCGGGCAGCGAGGAGTACGCCCTGCTGGAGCGCGACCCGGAGAAGGCCTTTATCCTCACCATCACCAACCAGTTCCAGGCGCTGGTGGGCATCTCGCTGATGGAGATCCTGTCCAAGCACTCCTCCGACGAGGTGTACCTGGGGCAGCACGACACGCCGGCGTGGACGTCGGACGCCAAGGCGCAGGAGGCGTTCAGGCGGTTCGGGGCGAGGCTGGAGGGCATCGAGAAGCAGGTGGTGGCCATGAACGGGGACCCGCGGCTCAAGAACCGCACCGGGCCGGCCAAGTTCCCCTACATGCTGCTCTACCCCAACACCTCCGACCACACGGGCCAGGCCGAGGGGCTCACGGCCAGGGGCATCCCCAACAGCATCTCCATCTGA